The following proteins come from a genomic window of Hydractinia symbiolongicarpus strain clone_291-10 chromosome 2, HSymV2.1, whole genome shotgun sequence:
- the LOC130629551 gene encoding uncharacterized protein LOC130629551 isoform X1: MGVTEINLPKSSQFTLIFIIIYRSLETQDENQLNHYDDVGNTAVQHQARCKRKRLKPRCYDFREFGLDARRRGSKHQRRKQNFCELLQMVNEEEHFNTDDWLSDDHMTAFAELFIDEGKMKVWECFINLPEDRQEDYLASFHNKKLLVQTTPEDTCNDDVEKDEINYLLIDKKIRDMLRSKKLAYDGLLKYYEDDVISCMEDWFPSIVVLELETAYDRMLVYALCQYMKLSWNTIKLQDTVLVEIELPSEDMKPPDQTLTDYIKNNI; encoded by the exons ATGGGAGTTACAGAGATAAATCTACCTAAGAGCAGCCAGTTTACtctaatttttataattatatataggTCACTTGAAACTCAAGATGAAAACCAATTAAACCACTATGATGATGTGGGAAATACTGCTGTTCAGCATCAAGCAAGATGCAAAAGAAAAAGATTAAAACCCAGATGCTATGATTTTCGGGAGTTTGGATTAGATGCAAGAAGACGAGGATCAAAGCATCAAAGAAGAAAGCAAAACT TTTGTGAATTGCTACAAATGGTAAATGAAGAAGAACATTTCAATACTGATGATTGGCTATCTGATGATCACATGACCGCTTTTGCAGAGCTTTTTATTGATGAAGGAAAAATGAAG GTATGGGAATGTTTTATTAACTTACCAGAAGACAGACAAGAAGATTATTTAGCCAGTTTTCATAACAAGAAACTACTTGTGCAAACAACCCCAG AGGACACTTGCAATGATGATGTAGAAAAAGATGAAATCAATTACCTCCTGATTGACAAAAAAATTCGAGACATGCTGAGAAGCAAAAAGTTAGCATATGAT GGGTTGCTAAAATACTATGAAGATGACGTCATTTCATGCATGGAAGACTGGTTTCCATCCATTGTTGTATTGGAATTGGAAACAGC GTATGATCGTATGCTTGTATATGCGCTCTGTCAATACATGAAATTGTCATGGAATA CCATCAAGCTACAAGATACCGTGCTGGTGGAAATCGAATTACCAAGTGAGGATATGAAACCACCCGATCAAACACTAACggattacataaaaaataacatataa
- the LOC130629551 gene encoding uncharacterized protein LOC130629551 isoform X3: MQMMLILTFCRSLETQDENQLNHYDDVGNTAVQHQARCKRKRLKPRCYDFREFGLDARRRGSKHQRRKQNFCELLQMVNEEEHFNTDDWLSDDHMTAFAELFIDEGKMKVWECFINLPEDRQEDYLASFHNKKLLVQTTPEDTCNDDVEKDEINYLLIDKKIRDMLRSKKLAYDGLLKYYEDDVISCMEDWFPSIVVLELETAYDRMLVYALCQYMKLSWNTIKLQDTVLVEIELPSEDMKPPDQTLTDYIKNNI, from the exons gTCACTTGAAACTCAAGATGAAAACCAATTAAACCACTATGATGATGTGGGAAATACTGCTGTTCAGCATCAAGCAAGATGCAAAAGAAAAAGATTAAAACCCAGATGCTATGATTTTCGGGAGTTTGGATTAGATGCAAGAAGACGAGGATCAAAGCATCAAAGAAGAAAGCAAAACT TTTGTGAATTGCTACAAATGGTAAATGAAGAAGAACATTTCAATACTGATGATTGGCTATCTGATGATCACATGACCGCTTTTGCAGAGCTTTTTATTGATGAAGGAAAAATGAAG GTATGGGAATGTTTTATTAACTTACCAGAAGACAGACAAGAAGATTATTTAGCCAGTTTTCATAACAAGAAACTACTTGTGCAAACAACCCCAG AGGACACTTGCAATGATGATGTAGAAAAAGATGAAATCAATTACCTCCTGATTGACAAAAAAATTCGAGACATGCTGAGAAGCAAAAAGTTAGCATATGAT GGGTTGCTAAAATACTATGAAGATGACGTCATTTCATGCATGGAAGACTGGTTTCCATCCATTGTTGTATTGGAATTGGAAACAGC GTATGATCGTATGCTTGTATATGCGCTCTGTCAATACATGAAATTGTCATGGAATA CCATCAAGCTACAAGATACCGTGCTGGTGGAAATCGAATTACCAAGTGAGGATATGAAACCACCCGATCAAACACTAACggattacataaaaaataacatataa
- the LOC130629551 gene encoding uncharacterized protein LOC130629551 isoform X2 gives MGVIDYSGHLGNADDVNFDILSLETQDENQLNHYDDVGNTAVQHQARCKRKRLKPRCYDFREFGLDARRRGSKHQRRKQNFCELLQMVNEEEHFNTDDWLSDDHMTAFAELFIDEGKMKVWECFINLPEDRQEDYLASFHNKKLLVQTTPEDTCNDDVEKDEINYLLIDKKIRDMLRSKKLAYDGLLKYYEDDVISCMEDWFPSIVVLELETAYDRMLVYALCQYMKLSWNTIKLQDTVLVEIELPSEDMKPPDQTLTDYIKNNI, from the exons gTCACTTGAAACTCAAGATGAAAACCAATTAAACCACTATGATGATGTGGGAAATACTGCTGTTCAGCATCAAGCAAGATGCAAAAGAAAAAGATTAAAACCCAGATGCTATGATTTTCGGGAGTTTGGATTAGATGCAAGAAGACGAGGATCAAAGCATCAAAGAAGAAAGCAAAACT TTTGTGAATTGCTACAAATGGTAAATGAAGAAGAACATTTCAATACTGATGATTGGCTATCTGATGATCACATGACCGCTTTTGCAGAGCTTTTTATTGATGAAGGAAAAATGAAG GTATGGGAATGTTTTATTAACTTACCAGAAGACAGACAAGAAGATTATTTAGCCAGTTTTCATAACAAGAAACTACTTGTGCAAACAACCCCAG AGGACACTTGCAATGATGATGTAGAAAAAGATGAAATCAATTACCTCCTGATTGACAAAAAAATTCGAGACATGCTGAGAAGCAAAAAGTTAGCATATGAT GGGTTGCTAAAATACTATGAAGATGACGTCATTTCATGCATGGAAGACTGGTTTCCATCCATTGTTGTATTGGAATTGGAAACAGC GTATGATCGTATGCTTGTATATGCGCTCTGTCAATACATGAAATTGTCATGGAATA CCATCAAGCTACAAGATACCGTGCTGGTGGAAATCGAATTACCAAGTGAGGATATGAAACCACCCGATCAAACACTAACggattacataaaaaataacatataa